A DNA window from Oncorhynchus tshawytscha isolate Ot180627B linkage group LG13, Otsh_v2.0, whole genome shotgun sequence contains the following coding sequences:
- the LOC112244706 gene encoding calpain-9-like isoform X1, whose amino-acid sequence METRRFANGSIANPVQFRDQHYVALLDACVKSGSLFSDPTFTPDQSSIGMPTDPDPKKEVKWLRPKEISANAVFVEDTTCTTDICQGQLGDCWLLAALSCLTMHPNLFVKVVPPNQSLTESYAGIFHFMFWQYGEWVEVVVDDRLPVREGRLLFSYSCTRNEYWSALVEKAYAKLIGSYGSLKGGNISEAMEDFTGGIAYSLPVSSRAPRVMWKALSAALSRGSLLSCFIQASNYREIGTVTAEGLVKGHAYAITDTDTVKKLAGEALLLRLRNPWGFVEYSGPWSDTSKDWDDVDAAEKKRIDLKNSEDGEFWISVEDFNKLFDTVELCSVDPDPIVEEDTSTDPDSPADPPSAWTLSSHKGSWVSGSTAGGSCSYPRSFWKNPQFQLVLAEHDDDIEMTPGEKKVAEKQKEKAKQCTVLVELLQKDRRKKEKVNFLHIAFHIYRVPPKRRGLCLDQSFFSFKQPVGSSGVYQPFRAVWREVRLDPGNYVILASTYSPNQPAEFFLRVYSKTGNNLGTQDFTCSTGFLMVMSMPPVLPEDRKRVQKTFDEVAGPDDKLNAKEFMKLVNSVLEKDYQLPLETCRQLIFGEETGGRSSLTREQTEPVLTSLRSLQSIFFKFDQDSSGTMSPFELSLALQAAGVQCDGQVIQLLWERFGSGELHLPFHGFVACVTRLRKLFALYKSESNPEVKDGGINTWLLRLLTV is encoded by the exons ATGGAGACTCGGAGGTTCGCAAATGGTTCCATTGCCAACCCTGTTCAATTTCGGGACCAGCACTATGTAGCCCTCCTAGATGCGTGCGTTAAATCCGGTTCACTGTTCTCTGACCCAACCTTCACCCCGGACCAGAGCTCCATCGGTATGCCTACCGACCCAGACCCCAAAAAGGAGGTCAAGTGGCTGCGACCCAAG gagaTCAGTGCCAATGCTGTGTTTGTGGAGGACACGACGTGTACCACCGATATCTGCCAGGGCCAgctgg GTGACTGTTGGCTTCTGGCTGCCCTGTCCTGCCTTACCATGCACCCCAATCTCTTTGTCAAAGTGGTACCACCTAATCAGAGCCTGACAGAATCCTATGCTGGCATCTTCCACTTCATG TTCTGGCAGTATGGTGAGTGGGTGGAGGTGGTAGTAGATGACAGGCTACCTGTACGCGAGGGCCGCCTGCTCTTCAGCTACTCCTGTACCCGCAACGAGTACTGGAGCGCCCTGGTGGAGAAAGCCTATGCCAA GCTGATCGGGTCATATGGGAGTCTGAAGGGGGGTAATATCTCAGAGGCGATGGAGGATTTTACAGGGGGCATAGCctactccctccctgtctcctcccgcGCCCCCAGGGTCATGTGGAaagccctctctgctgccctgtcCCGTGGCAGCCTGCTCAGCTGCTTCATACAG GCTAGTAACTATCGTGAGATAGGCACAGTGACTGCAGAGGGACTGGTGAAGGGCCATGCCTACGCCATCACAGACACTGACACG gtgaagaagctggcTGGTGAGGCCTTGTTGCTGAGGCTGAGGAATCCCTGGGGCTTTGTGGAGTACTCTGGACCCTGGAGTGACAC GAGTAAAGACTGGGATGATGTGGATGCTGCTGAGAAGAAAAGGATTGATCTGAAAAACAGTGAGGACGGAGAGTTCTG GATCAGTGTGGAGGACTTCAACAAGCTGTTTGACACAGTGGAGCTGTGTAGTGTGGACCCTGACCCCATAGTGGAAGAGGACACATCCACTGACCCCGACTCCCCTGCTGACCCCCCCTCTGCCTGGACCCTCAGCTCCCACAAAGGCTCCTGGGTATCGGGCTCCACTGCAGGGGGGAGCTGTAGTTACcctc gATCCTTCTGGAAGAATCCCCAGTTCCAGCTTGTCCTTGCCGAGCATGATGATGATATAGAGATGACCCCGGGGGAGAAGAAGGTGgcagagaaacagaaggagaaggCAAAGCAGTGCACCGTGCTGGTGGAACTGCTGCAGAAAGAccggagaaagaaggagaaagtcaACTTCCTCCACATCGCCTTCCACATctacagg gtTCCTCCAAAG CGCCGGGGCCTGTGTCTGGACCAGAGCTTCTTCTCTTTCAAGCAGCCTGTGGGGAGTTCTGGGGTGTACCAGCCTTTCAG ggctgtgtggagggaggtgaggCTGGACCCGGGAAACTACGTGATCCTggcctccacctacagtcccaacCAGCCCGCGGAATTCTTCCTCCGCGTCTACTCCAAGACTGGCAACAATCTGGG GACCCAAGACTTCACCTGCTCCACTGGCTTCCTCATG GTCATGTCAATGCCACCAGTCTTGCCAGAGGATCGCAAGAGAGTACAGAAGACCTTTGATGAGGTGGCGGGGCCG GATGACAAGCTGAATGCTAAGGagttcatgaagctggttaactCAG tTCTGGAGAAAGACTACCAGCTGCCACTGGAGACATGCAGACAGCTCATCTTTGGAGAGGAA ACTGGGGGGCGTAGCAGTCTGACCCGAGAGCAGACAGAGCCTGTGCTGACCTCTCTTCGCAGTCTGCAG tccatCTTCTTCAAGTTTGATCAGGACTCTTCAGGGACTATGAGCCCCTTTGAGCTTAGTCTGGCCCTCCAGGCTGCTG gtgtgcagtgtgatggccaGGTCATACAGCTGCTGTGGGAGAGGTTTGGCTCTGGGGAGCTGCACCTGCCTTTCCATGGCTTTGTGGCCTGTGTCACCAGGCTGCGCAAGCTATTCG ccctgtataAATCAGAGAGCAACCCTGAGGTCAAAGACGGAGGAATCAATACT
- the LOC112244706 gene encoding calpain-1 catalytic subunit-like isoform X3, whose product METRRFANGSIANPVQFRDQHYVALLDACVKSGSLFSDPTFTPDQSSIGMPTDPDPKKEVKWLRPKEISANAVFVEDTTCTTDICQGQLGDCWLLAALSCLTMHPNLFVKVVPPNQSLTESYAGIFHFMFWQYGEWVEVVVDDRLPVREGRLLFSYSCTRNEYWSALVEKAYAKLIGSYGSLKGGNISEAMEDFTGGIAYSLPVSSRAPRVMWKALSAALSRGSLLSCFIQASNYREIGTVTAEGLVKGHAYAITDTDTVKKLAGEALLLRLRNPWGFVEYSGPWSDTSKDWDDVDAAEKKRIDLKNSEDGEFWISVEDFNKLFDTVELCSVDPDPIVEEDTSTDPDSPADPPSAWTLSSHKGSWVSGSTAGGSCSYPRSFWKNPQFQLVLAEHDDDIEMTPGEKKVAEKQKEKAKQCTVLVELLQKDRRKKEKVNFLHIAFHIYRVPPKRRGLCLDQSFFSFKQPVGSSGVYQPFRAVWREVRLDPGNYVILASTYSPNQPAEFFLRVYSKTGNNLGTQDFTCSTGFLMVMSMPPVLPEDRKRVQKTFDEVAGPDDKLNAKEFMKLVNSVHLLQV is encoded by the exons ATGGAGACTCGGAGGTTCGCAAATGGTTCCATTGCCAACCCTGTTCAATTTCGGGACCAGCACTATGTAGCCCTCCTAGATGCGTGCGTTAAATCCGGTTCACTGTTCTCTGACCCAACCTTCACCCCGGACCAGAGCTCCATCGGTATGCCTACCGACCCAGACCCCAAAAAGGAGGTCAAGTGGCTGCGACCCAAG gagaTCAGTGCCAATGCTGTGTTTGTGGAGGACACGACGTGTACCACCGATATCTGCCAGGGCCAgctgg GTGACTGTTGGCTTCTGGCTGCCCTGTCCTGCCTTACCATGCACCCCAATCTCTTTGTCAAAGTGGTACCACCTAATCAGAGCCTGACAGAATCCTATGCTGGCATCTTCCACTTCATG TTCTGGCAGTATGGTGAGTGGGTGGAGGTGGTAGTAGATGACAGGCTACCTGTACGCGAGGGCCGCCTGCTCTTCAGCTACTCCTGTACCCGCAACGAGTACTGGAGCGCCCTGGTGGAGAAAGCCTATGCCAA GCTGATCGGGTCATATGGGAGTCTGAAGGGGGGTAATATCTCAGAGGCGATGGAGGATTTTACAGGGGGCATAGCctactccctccctgtctcctcccgcGCCCCCAGGGTCATGTGGAaagccctctctgctgccctgtcCCGTGGCAGCCTGCTCAGCTGCTTCATACAG GCTAGTAACTATCGTGAGATAGGCACAGTGACTGCAGAGGGACTGGTGAAGGGCCATGCCTACGCCATCACAGACACTGACACG gtgaagaagctggcTGGTGAGGCCTTGTTGCTGAGGCTGAGGAATCCCTGGGGCTTTGTGGAGTACTCTGGACCCTGGAGTGACAC GAGTAAAGACTGGGATGATGTGGATGCTGCTGAGAAGAAAAGGATTGATCTGAAAAACAGTGAGGACGGAGAGTTCTG GATCAGTGTGGAGGACTTCAACAAGCTGTTTGACACAGTGGAGCTGTGTAGTGTGGACCCTGACCCCATAGTGGAAGAGGACACATCCACTGACCCCGACTCCCCTGCTGACCCCCCCTCTGCCTGGACCCTCAGCTCCCACAAAGGCTCCTGGGTATCGGGCTCCACTGCAGGGGGGAGCTGTAGTTACcctc gATCCTTCTGGAAGAATCCCCAGTTCCAGCTTGTCCTTGCCGAGCATGATGATGATATAGAGATGACCCCGGGGGAGAAGAAGGTGgcagagaaacagaaggagaaggCAAAGCAGTGCACCGTGCTGGTGGAACTGCTGCAGAAAGAccggagaaagaaggagaaagtcaACTTCCTCCACATCGCCTTCCACATctacagg gtTCCTCCAAAG CGCCGGGGCCTGTGTCTGGACCAGAGCTTCTTCTCTTTCAAGCAGCCTGTGGGGAGTTCTGGGGTGTACCAGCCTTTCAG ggctgtgtggagggaggtgaggCTGGACCCGGGAAACTACGTGATCCTggcctccacctacagtcccaacCAGCCCGCGGAATTCTTCCTCCGCGTCTACTCCAAGACTGGCAACAATCTGGG GACCCAAGACTTCACCTGCTCCACTGGCTTCCTCATG GTCATGTCAATGCCACCAGTCTTGCCAGAGGATCGCAAGAGAGTACAGAAGACCTTTGATGAGGTGGCGGGGCCG GATGACAAGCTGAATGCTAAGGagttcatgaagctggttaactCAG tccatCTTCTTCAAGTTTGA
- the LOC112244706 gene encoding calpain-8-like isoform X2 — translation METRRFANGSIANPVQFRDQHYVALLDACVKSGSLFSDPTFTPDQSSIGMPTDPDPKKEVKWLRPKEISANAVFVEDTTCTTDICQGQLGDCWLLAALSCLTMHPNLFVKVVPPNQSLTESYAGIFHFMFWQYGEWVEVVVDDRLPVREGRLLFSYSCTRNEYWSALVEKAYAKLIGSYGSLKGGNISEAMEDFTGGIAYSLPVSSRAPRVMWKALSAALSRGSLLSCFIQASNYREIGTVTAEGLVKGHAYAITDTDTVKKLAGEALLLRLRNPWGFVEYSGPWSDTSKDWDDVDAAEKKRIDLKNSEDGEFWISVEDFNKLFDTVELCSVDPDPIVEEDTSTDPDSPADPPSAWTLSSHKGSWVSGSTAGGSCSYPRSFWKNPQFQLVLAEHDDDIEMTPGEKKVAEKQKEKAKQCTVLVELLQKDRRKKEKVNFLHIAFHIYRVPPKRRGLCLDQSFFSFKQPVGSSGVYQPFRAVWREVRLDPGNYVILASTYSPNQPAEFFLRVYSKTGNNLGTQDFTCSTGFLMVMSMPPVLPEDRKRVQKTFDEVAGPDDKLNAKEFMKLVNSVLEKDYQLPLETCRQLIFGEETGGRSSLTREQTEPVLTSLRSLQVRLL, via the exons ATGGAGACTCGGAGGTTCGCAAATGGTTCCATTGCCAACCCTGTTCAATTTCGGGACCAGCACTATGTAGCCCTCCTAGATGCGTGCGTTAAATCCGGTTCACTGTTCTCTGACCCAACCTTCACCCCGGACCAGAGCTCCATCGGTATGCCTACCGACCCAGACCCCAAAAAGGAGGTCAAGTGGCTGCGACCCAAG gagaTCAGTGCCAATGCTGTGTTTGTGGAGGACACGACGTGTACCACCGATATCTGCCAGGGCCAgctgg GTGACTGTTGGCTTCTGGCTGCCCTGTCCTGCCTTACCATGCACCCCAATCTCTTTGTCAAAGTGGTACCACCTAATCAGAGCCTGACAGAATCCTATGCTGGCATCTTCCACTTCATG TTCTGGCAGTATGGTGAGTGGGTGGAGGTGGTAGTAGATGACAGGCTACCTGTACGCGAGGGCCGCCTGCTCTTCAGCTACTCCTGTACCCGCAACGAGTACTGGAGCGCCCTGGTGGAGAAAGCCTATGCCAA GCTGATCGGGTCATATGGGAGTCTGAAGGGGGGTAATATCTCAGAGGCGATGGAGGATTTTACAGGGGGCATAGCctactccctccctgtctcctcccgcGCCCCCAGGGTCATGTGGAaagccctctctgctgccctgtcCCGTGGCAGCCTGCTCAGCTGCTTCATACAG GCTAGTAACTATCGTGAGATAGGCACAGTGACTGCAGAGGGACTGGTGAAGGGCCATGCCTACGCCATCACAGACACTGACACG gtgaagaagctggcTGGTGAGGCCTTGTTGCTGAGGCTGAGGAATCCCTGGGGCTTTGTGGAGTACTCTGGACCCTGGAGTGACAC GAGTAAAGACTGGGATGATGTGGATGCTGCTGAGAAGAAAAGGATTGATCTGAAAAACAGTGAGGACGGAGAGTTCTG GATCAGTGTGGAGGACTTCAACAAGCTGTTTGACACAGTGGAGCTGTGTAGTGTGGACCCTGACCCCATAGTGGAAGAGGACACATCCACTGACCCCGACTCCCCTGCTGACCCCCCCTCTGCCTGGACCCTCAGCTCCCACAAAGGCTCCTGGGTATCGGGCTCCACTGCAGGGGGGAGCTGTAGTTACcctc gATCCTTCTGGAAGAATCCCCAGTTCCAGCTTGTCCTTGCCGAGCATGATGATGATATAGAGATGACCCCGGGGGAGAAGAAGGTGgcagagaaacagaaggagaaggCAAAGCAGTGCACCGTGCTGGTGGAACTGCTGCAGAAAGAccggagaaagaaggagaaagtcaACTTCCTCCACATCGCCTTCCACATctacagg gtTCCTCCAAAG CGCCGGGGCCTGTGTCTGGACCAGAGCTTCTTCTCTTTCAAGCAGCCTGTGGGGAGTTCTGGGGTGTACCAGCCTTTCAG ggctgtgtggagggaggtgaggCTGGACCCGGGAAACTACGTGATCCTggcctccacctacagtcccaacCAGCCCGCGGAATTCTTCCTCCGCGTCTACTCCAAGACTGGCAACAATCTGGG GACCCAAGACTTCACCTGCTCCACTGGCTTCCTCATG GTCATGTCAATGCCACCAGTCTTGCCAGAGGATCGCAAGAGAGTACAGAAGACCTTTGATGAGGTGGCGGGGCCG GATGACAAGCTGAATGCTAAGGagttcatgaagctggttaactCAG tTCTGGAGAAAGACTACCAGCTGCCACTGGAGACATGCAGACAGCTCATCTTTGGAGAGGAA ACTGGGGGGCGTAGCAGTCTGACCCGAGAGCAGACAGAGCCTGTGCTGACCTCTCTTCGCAGTCTGCAGGTACGACTGCTATAG